CCTTTTGATATAAAAAACTAATTTTTCTGGGTAACGAAGGCGAAATTGGCTTAAAGTTGGAGAATTTGAGGATATCTCGTGGTGGGTACTTTGGAAAACATCGAAAGGTTTAGTCTTTGACGAATCTGTAGTCTGGGTCAAAGGATCGAAGATATAGATAGAAAGCCTTAGTCTTTGTTTGTTTGGTTGCCTTGTCTCTATCTCTCTAGGTTGGCTACGATGAGCGCAAGCTTCACTTGTGATGACGGGAAGCTGATTCTCTGCGTGGCGGAGAACGGACATACATTTGAATTCAATTGCAGCGAGACGACTCCAGTTGAATCCGTGATGCGTTTCGTTGAATCTGTCTCCGGGATTAGCTTCTCTGACCAGCTTCTCCTCTCGCTGGACATGAAACTCGAGCCTCAGAAGCTGCTTTCTGCTTACGGACTTCCTTCAAGCGGTCGAGAAGTGTTTGTTTTCAACAAGTCTATGCTTCAAAGCAGCTCTCATCCTCCCTCACCGGAAGATGTAGATTTACAGGAGGTTGATGATGCTTTGCCTCCTGCTCCAGTCCATGAGCTTCATCCCTTGGACGACGCGTTGGATCCGGCTCTAAAGGCCTTGCCTTTGTACGAGAGGCAGTTTCGTTACCATTTCCATAAAGGCCGAGCCTTTTATAACTGTACGGTTGTGAGGCTTGAGAGCTGCGAGAGGCTGACGAGAGAGCAGAAGGTGCAGCAGAGAGCTGTTGAAGTCGCTACGAGGAACCTGGAGCAGTATTACAGGGTGATCTTTCAGAACTTTCTCGAGTTCATGAAGCGGTATAAGCATCAGCACCGCCTCCACTCTGACTTGCTGATGAATTTCGGAAGGGATGTTGAGAAACTCAGGTCGGTTAAGGTCCACCCTTGTCTCCAAACCGATTCGAGGAGATGCTTGTTGGACTTTGTCAAGGAAGATAACCTCAAAAAGGCTGCGGAGAGTTGCGGAATCTCTCATAAGCAGTTTGAGAATAAGATTGCTCAGTTCCAGCAGATGTTTGTGGAGGTCAAGCGCAAGGTTGAGGAGCTGTTCGCTTGCAGAGACTCCTTAACGACGAAGAGCTTAGAAGCGGCTGTTAAGGACCACGAGCGATTCATTAACGAGCAGAAGAGCATAATGCAGTCTCTCAGCAAAGATGTCGATACGGTTAAGAAGCTTGTGGATGATTGCATGTCTAGCCAATCGTCCTCATCTCTCAGACCTCATGACGCTGTTTCAGCACTTGGTCCTATGTACGAAGTGCATGACAAGAATCACCTCCCCAAGATGCAGGCTTGTTACAACTCCATTTCGGAACTGCTTGATTTTTGCAAGAGCAAGAAGAATGAGATGAACATCTTTGTGCACAGCTACATGCAAAAGATAACGTACGTCACATACGTCATCAAAGATGCGAAGTTGCAGTTTCCTGTTTTCAGAGAGGCGATGGTGCGTCAGGATGAGTTGTTCGCTGACCTGAAGCTCGTCCGTGGTGTTGGCGCCGCTTATAGGGCCTGCCTCGCAGAGGCTGTGAGGAGGAGATCCTCTATGAAGCTTTACATGGGCATGGCTGGGCAATTGGCAGAGAAGCTTGCTATGAAGAGGGAAACAGAGGTAAGGAGACGCGAGGAGTTTCTCAAAACTCATGGTCCTTTCTTACCTCGTGATGTGCTGTCCTCAATGGGTTTATATGATACTCCCACTCAGTGTGATGTTAATGTATCTCCTTATGATACTAGTTTGATCAATATTGAAATGGCAGACGTTGATCGATATGCTCCTGAGTATCTGGTTGGGTTACATTCAAAGGTTGCGTCCTCGAGGAGTTCACTGGGGATGTCTAGTGATAGCTCTCTTTCCGCTGAGGCTGAGGAGATAAGTTTAGACAAAGACAGTTTTGAAGATATCCTAGAGGCTTCTGAGTTAGTGGAGATAGCAGGGACCAGCAAGATGGAAGTTGAGAACGCGAAACTAAAAGCTGAACTCGCTTCTGCGATCTCTCGGATATGTTCGTTAGGCCCACAGGTTGAATACGATGTGCTGGAGGATGGAAGTGAAGTGGAAAATTTGTTGAAAAATGCCTCAGAGAAGACAGCAGAGGCGCTGCAGGCGAAAGACGAGTATGAGAAACATCTCCTGTCCATGCTCAAGGAGAAACAAAGGCATTGTGATTCATATGAGAAGCGCATCCGTGAACTGGAGCAACGTCTCAATGATGAGTATCTACAAGGAAAGAGATATGTTAATAGTAAGGATGTGTCTGGCTTGAACCTTATGGAAGAAAAAGGCAACAAAGCTCATGTATCTGGTTCAGAGCCCATGGATGAGGTCTCATGTGTTTCAAATCTTTCTAGCAAGCAGCCATGTAAAGCTAGGGAAGGTATGGATGAGAACATGGTGGATTCCTCTCAGGTGCTCAGTCATCATCCGCTTGATTCATCGATGCTGGAGAGCCAGCAAAACAATGAGAAAGGCGGAAAGGATAATGTGTTTCTAAGTGACAGTTCGACTGCCGAGAGCCCAACAAAATCATTGGGTAATAATGTGGTAACTAACATAGGTTTAGATACCAAACACAGTGATGATTTTATCTTGGAACTTAAAAGTGAGCTGATGGAGAAGTCCGATAAACTGAGTGAAACAGAGTCCAAGCTAAATGGGGCAATGGAAGAGGTAGCCAGCCTGAGCAGAGAGTTGGAAATGAATCAGAAAATTCTTGAAGAATCTCAGGTTTTGCAGCTATTTCATAATTTTTATTTGTTTATTTCTGCAATCTTTCCAACGCTTGTGAGATTAGGAGCTTGTCCTCGACGTCAATTTTTTAGTATTGAAGGTGTTAAGGATCAGGTCTAGTTTCTGTGATGTTTGAAAGGTAATGACCATTAGGAAAGGGTCAATATGCTTTTGTGTAATGCCTAAATTAGTTGAAGCCAACCAGTTAAGTTGTTGGAGTACATTTTTCCTCTTAGCTAGTTACTAATACAATCTGCAAGAGGGGTGTGAGCAGTTTTGATGCTTGTGATTTGGCAGACATTTTATATAGAAAGATCTAGAGACACAATAAGAACGGTTCTACTATTTCTGTGTCACCAGATAATTTATGTACTGTCCCATTGTATCCCCTAAATGTTTTCTTCTGATGTGGTAAGTACCGCTGTCTTGGTTGTAGATGAATTGTGCGCATTTGGAGAACTGCTTACATGAAGCTAGAGAAGAAGCCCAGACCCATCTTTGTGCTGCTGATCGTAGAGCTTCTGAGTACACTGCACTCCGTGCATCAGCTGTGAAGATGAGAGGTCTCTTTGAAAGATTCCGGAGCTCTGTGTGTGCTGGTGGTGGTGTCGCTGGTTTTGCTGACTCCTTGCGTACTTTGGCTCAAGCTTTAGACAAGTAAGTTCCTATTAGTGTTCTTCCTCTCTTGTTATATCCACTTTTAAAGCTCTTGGTTTCTCATATTTTTCTATGGATTTGCCATCTCTCCTTCACAGCTCCATTAATGACAATGAGGATGATGGCACTGTTGAGTTCCGGAAGTGCATCCGAGTTCTGGCAGACAAAGTTAGCTACCTCTCCCAAAACCGAGAGGAGTTATTTGAGAAGTGCCGAAACCTTGAAGCTACAAGTGAACAGACAATAAAGGACTTGAAGGAAAAGAGAGAGCTAGTGAAAACATTGTACACTAAGCACCAACTTGGGAAGCAGGTAGAATATGCGTTTGTTATTTCATTTGTGGGGATGGATGCATCTTAAACGTTTTTGAACATTTTGTGGAACAGGCGAATAAGGAAAAGATATCATTTGGTCGTCTTGAAGTCCATGAGATAGCAGCATTTGTGCTAAATCAAGCAGGGCATTACGAGGCAATCAACAGAAACTGCCCAAACTACTACTTGTCCTCTGAATCCGAGGCATTGTTCACAGATCACCTCCCGATCCGGCCTACATACATCGTTGGACAGATTGTCCACATCGAGCGCCAAGCAGTGAAGCAGGCACAGACACTTTCAGCGTCTGCAACTCCTGAGGCTGGTAAGAGAGATTATCTCGGCTCAAGAAACCTGGCATCAAGTTCAATGTCTTCAACATCGTCTTCAGGAGCAACGACAACAAACCCTTATGGCCTCTCATCAGGATGTGAATACTTCATAGTGACAATAGCAATGCTTCCTGACACTGCTATTCATCAACAAGCTTCCTGATCCTTTTGCTTGTTCTTACAGCAGATTGATGTGATGGAAGAAACCCCTCCCCAGAAAAGAACAAAAATGTAAATAGTTAAATAACCATCAATAACCAGACAGCCCCTCGTTTGATTTGTGGATGTTGGGTTTCATTTGTCTCCTTCTAAAAGTATTTTATTTCATATCTTCTTTCTTTCTGTACAGCTGATGATCACTGATCTTAGTTTAATCTTTTATCCTCGTACATACTCTGCTTTGCTTTATTAAAATGTGTTGTAATAAAAGAACAATATAAATATATATGAAGATGATAAATTTAGGATAAATAATGGAATGCCTACGTCTCCTGAGACATTGTTTTATGATTAAGATGATCTAAACAAATTCATTATCAAAACGTCTTTCTTCATATCCCTGTGGGGTTTTAGTTACCAAGAGATGAATTTGATTTACAAGAGGAAAAAAAAAACAGCAAAGCTAATAGTACAGATCTCCTATACTTGCCAAATCCTGAAAAGAAAGGCCGAGTCTAGAGAAATTATCTATTTATATGCATCACCATCTTCTTCTGAAATGTTGGACAAGAACTTTGGCAAGGATGTGATTCTGGGGAGGTGTAAGAGCAAATCACTGAACGAGTCTTTCCTTAACATGCCCTGTGGTTTGCTGCTGGAAGCTGGATCAAGAACTCTGTTGTTGTTGTTGTTGTTGGCAGACACTGTCCCATTCAGATCATTGAGTTCAGACTTCAATCCAACTGAGGTCTCAGTATTGAGCTGTGAGTTTGCAGCGACGTTGGGATCCTTGTACAAGAGGTTGAATAGAGAATTAACCCTTGGCATCAGAGACTTCTCATCTGGTGTATCGAACTGGATATTATCACTTAGCAGTTGCTGTTTCAAGCTCTCAAATTTCTCCAGATGCTCCGGATGATTTCCACCAGCAGAATCAGAGAGAAGTCCCACGAAATCGCTCACTGATATGGATTGCTGTAGTCCAGGTACTTTTAGCTGACTCGAATCAGTTGATAAGAACGCAACGAGATCACTCACTGACATAGACGGGTGTACTCCAGCTGCATTTTCAACCTGATTCGGATGCGTTGTGTTGTCTGAATCACAGAGAACTGCAAGGAAATCGCTCAGTGACATAGATTGGCGTAGTCCAGGAGCTCCCATCTGACCACAATCCGTTGTGTTTCTTGAGTTGACTGTTTCAACACCCCCAGTTCCTTCGTTTCCGCGAGCATCTATCACTAGAGATCAATGAAGCAAACAATCAAAATTTGGCTCTGTAGAAGTGAAAAGGAAAAGAACACTCCAAATACCTGAGCTGGGAGATGGTGCTTCATGAGACAGATACATATGTTCAGAAGATGACTGAGCACCAGCGGGAGATGCTAAATTATGAGTCCCAGATATTGAAGGACCTGTGCTAAG
This sequence is a window from Brassica oleracea var. oleracea cultivar TO1000 chromosome C1, BOL, whole genome shotgun sequence. Protein-coding genes within it:
- the LOC106304336 gene encoding autophagy-related protein 11-like isoform X2, with protein sequence MSASFTCDDGKLILCVAENGHTFEFNCSETTPVESVMRFVESVSGISFSDQLLLSLDMKLEPQKLLSAYGLPSSGREVFVFNKSMLQSSSHPPSPEDVDLQEVDDALPPAPVHELHPLDDALDPALKALPLYERQFRYHFHKGRAFYNCTVVRLESCERLTREQKVQQRAVEVATRNLEQYYRVIFQNFLEFMKRYKHQHRLHSDLLMNFGRDVEKLRSVKVHPCLQTDSRRCLLDFVKEDNLKKAAESCGISHKQFENKIAQFQQMFVEVKRKVEELFACRDSLTTKSLEAAVKDHERFINEQKSIMQSLSKDVDTVKKLVDDCMSSQSSSSLRPHDAVSALGPMYEVHDKNHLPKMQACYNSISELLDFCKSKKNEMNIFVHSYMQKITYVTYVIKDAKLQFPVFREAMVRQDELFADLKLVRGVGAAYRACLAEAVRRRSSMKLYMGMAGQLAEKLAMKRETEVRRREEFLKTHGPFLPRDVLSSMGLYDTPTQCDVNVSPYDTSLINIEMADVDRYAPEYLVGLHSKVASSRSSLGMSSDSSLSAEAEEISLDKDSFEDILEASELVEIAGTSKMEVENAKLKAELASAISRICSLGPQVEYDVLEDGSEVENLLKNASEKTAEALQAKDEYEKHLLSMLKEKQRHCDSYEKRIRELEQRLNDEYLQGKRYVNSKDVSGLNLMEEKGNKAHVSGSEPMDEVSCVSNLSSKQPCKAREGMDENMVDSSQVLSHHPLDSSMLESQQNNEKGGKDNVFLSDSSTAESPTKSLESKLNGAMEEVASLSRELEMNQKILEESQMNCAHLENCLHEAREEAQTHLCAADRRASEYTALRASAVKMRGLFERFRSSVCAGGGVAGFADSLRTLAQALDNSINDNEDDGTVEFRKCIRVLADKVSYLSQNREELFEKCRNLEATSEQTIKDLKEKRELVKTLYTKHQLGKQANKEKISFGRLEVHEIAAFVLNQAGHYEAINRNCPNYYLSSESEALFTDHLPIRPTYIVGQIVHIERQAVKQAQTLSASATPEAGKRDYLGSRNLASSSMSSTSSSGATTTNPYGLSSGCEYFIVTIAMLPDTAIHQQAS
- the LOC106304336 gene encoding putative leucine-rich repeat-containing protein DDB_G0290503 isoform X1, translating into MSASFTCDDGKLILCVAENGHTFEFNCSETTPVESVMRFVESVSGISFSDQLLLSLDMKLEPQKLLSAYGLPSSGREVFVFNKSMLQSSSHPPSPEDVDLQEVDDALPPAPVHELHPLDDALDPALKALPLYERQFRYHFHKGRAFYNCTVVRLESCERLTREQKVQQRAVEVATRNLEQYYRVIFQNFLEFMKRYKHQHRLHSDLLMNFGRDVEKLRSVKVHPCLQTDSRRCLLDFVKEDNLKKAAESCGISHKQFENKIAQFQQMFVEVKRKVEELFACRDSLTTKSLEAAVKDHERFINEQKSIMQSLSKDVDTVKKLVDDCMSSQSSSSLRPHDAVSALGPMYEVHDKNHLPKMQACYNSISELLDFCKSKKNEMNIFVHSYMQKITYVTYVIKDAKLQFPVFREAMVRQDELFADLKLVRGVGAAYRACLAEAVRRRSSMKLYMGMAGQLAEKLAMKRETEVRRREEFLKTHGPFLPRDVLSSMGLYDTPTQCDVNVSPYDTSLINIEMADVDRYAPEYLVGLHSKVASSRSSLGMSSDSSLSAEAEEISLDKDSFEDILEASELVEIAGTSKMEVENAKLKAELASAISRICSLGPQVEYDVLEDGSEVENLLKNASEKTAEALQAKDEYEKHLLSMLKEKQRHCDSYEKRIRELEQRLNDEYLQGKRYVNSKDVSGLNLMEEKGNKAHVSGSEPMDEVSCVSNLSSKQPCKAREGMDENMVDSSQVLSHHPLDSSMLESQQNNEKGGKDNVFLSDSSTAESPTKSLGNNVVTNIGLDTKHSDDFILELKSELMEKSDKLSETESKLNGAMEEVASLSRELEMNQKILEESQMNCAHLENCLHEAREEAQTHLCAADRRASEYTALRASAVKMRGLFERFRSSVCAGGGVAGFADSLRTLAQALDNSINDNEDDGTVEFRKCIRVLADKVSYLSQNREELFEKCRNLEATSEQTIKDLKEKRELVKTLYTKHQLGKQANKEKISFGRLEVHEIAAFVLNQAGHYEAINRNCPNYYLSSESEALFTDHLPIRPTYIVGQIVHIERQAVKQAQTLSASATPEAGKRDYLGSRNLASSSMSSTSSSGATTTNPYGLSSGCEYFIVTIAMLPDTAIHQQAS